The following are from one region of the Paenibacillus sp. KS-LC4 genome:
- a CDS encoding alpha-E domain-containing protein, whose product MLNRNAEALFWIGRYMERAENHARLIDVHYHLQAEDGADAEAVVLGQGTAAATCKWSRIVDALGSRESFVQQYGSYSEQDVLRYMTLDRDHSNSIVSCVSHARGNLRTLREKVPSEMWDAVNGFYLWLREKQPEDLISESPHLFFGKIKEWTALFQGISQSVMPRENEWHFIECGRYLERAENTLRIIKAAYNTVIASGESWSNATGAYSYLQAMLRSLSGYQVFRRYYADGMSVESIVDFVILNEVFPRSVHFALHTLDEHMRDIRFQDMQLRSAHDKVIRQVSKVKADLACLDRDDVALDRDGAIVGHLLEACQTLGGTFAKTFFRMGEASA is encoded by the coding sequence ATGCTTAATCGGAATGCGGAGGCATTATTTTGGATTGGACGCTACATGGAACGGGCGGAAAACCATGCGCGTTTAATTGATGTCCACTATCACTTGCAGGCAGAGGATGGTGCAGATGCGGAGGCTGTGGTTCTAGGGCAGGGAACTGCTGCTGCGACCTGCAAATGGTCGCGTATCGTGGATGCGCTGGGCAGCAGGGAGTCCTTTGTCCAGCAATACGGCAGCTACAGCGAGCAGGATGTGCTGCGGTATATGACGCTTGACCGCGACCATTCGAATTCAATTGTGTCCTGCGTCAGTCACGCCCGGGGCAATCTGCGCACGCTGCGCGAGAAGGTGCCGAGCGAGATGTGGGATGCCGTCAACGGCTTTTATTTGTGGCTGCGAGAGAAGCAGCCGGAGGATTTAATTTCGGAATCACCGCATTTATTTTTTGGGAAAATCAAGGAATGGACGGCGCTGTTCCAAGGGATCAGCCAGTCTGTCATGCCGCGTGAAAATGAGTGGCATTTTATTGAATGCGGCCGCTATCTGGAGCGGGCTGAAAATACGCTGCGCATTATTAAAGCAGCTTATAATACGGTCATTGCGAGCGGGGAGAGCTGGAGCAATGCGACAGGCGCATATTCATACTTGCAGGCCATGCTGCGATCGCTGAGCGGCTATCAGGTGTTCCGGCGTTATTATGCCGATGGCATGTCGGTGGAATCAATCGTCGATTTTGTTATCTTGAATGAAGTGTTCCCGAGGTCGGTGCATTTTGCGCTGCATACGCTGGATGAGCATATGCGGGATATACGTTTTCAGGATATGCAGCTGCGCTCGGCGCATGACAAGGTCATTCGTCAGGTAAGCAAGGTGAAGGCGGATCTGGCCTGCCTGGACCGGGATGATGTTGCGCTGGACCGTGACGGGGCAATCGTCGGCCATTTGCTGGAGGCTTGCCAGACGCTGGGCGGCACCTTCGCCAAAACCTTTTTTCGCATGGGGGAGGCCAGTGCATGA
- a CDS encoding SMI1/KNR4 family protein: MDKKEIVSLLRECKIANENEIQGFSELEVDQCEQAIGTILPNQYREFLLAIGHDAGLLFQGTDILFRNIENLLELRKEAEDLLEENEEIFNLPSDAFVFSMHQGYEFNYFVISEGNDPPVYQYVEGDGSPVLVWDSFSTFLGKSINSCAQAIKEGIIPL, encoded by the coding sequence ATGGATAAGAAAGAAATAGTGAGTTTATTGCGTGAATGCAAAATAGCAAATGAAAACGAAATTCAAGGTTTTTCAGAGTTAGAAGTGGATCAGTGCGAACAAGCGATAGGTACAATTTTACCGAACCAATATCGTGAATTCCTTTTGGCGATTGGTCACGATGCAGGATTGCTCTTTCAAGGAACGGATATATTATTTCGAAATATTGAAAATCTCTTGGAACTTAGAAAAGAAGCTGAAGACTTACTGGAAGAAAATGAAGAAATTTTTAACTTACCATCTGATGCTTTTGTCTTCTCAATGCATCAAGGATATGAATTCAACTACTTTGTTATATCGGAAGGTAATGACCCTCCAGTTTATCAGTATGTTGAGGGAGACGGTTCTCCTGTTTTAGTTTGGGATAGCTTTAGTACATTTCTTGGAAAATCAATAAATTCATGTGCTCAAGCTATTAAAGAAGGGATTATTCCCTTGTAA
- a CDS encoding SpoVR family protein — MNQDEIRALERSIDEITEIAQGFGLDFYPMRYEICPADIIYTFGAYGMPTRYSHWSFGKTFNKMKLQYDFGLSKIYELVINSNPCYAFLLQGNSLIQNKLIVAHVLAHCDFFKNNARFSTSNRNMVESMSATAERIQQYEMDYGLEAVEKFIDAVLAIQEHVDSAIIKPYQLDKTRYIEMLTTEQNRSVHMTTPSEYEDLWGLDPDETQHQDQTPPPKHFPPAPEKDLIWFIEEYSPQLTDWQRDIMSMMRDEMLYFWPQLETKIMNEGWASYWHQRIIRELDLTSEETIEFAKLNSSVVVPSRHTLNPYYLGLKIFEDIEKRWDKPTAEEQRRFGRVPGKGREKMFEVRELDSDISFLRNYLTKDLVKELDLYVFEKKGPEWKITDKSWENIRDQLVYSKVNGGFPSLFVTDGDFNRVGELYLLHKYEGMELDLKYVERTLPHVVYLWGKSVHLETVVEDKKIVFSCDGKKTSRKFV, encoded by the coding sequence ATGAACCAGGATGAGATCCGCGCATTGGAGCGGTCCATCGATGAAATTACGGAAATCGCTCAAGGCTTTGGCCTCGATTTCTATCCGATGAGGTATGAGATTTGCCCAGCCGACATTATTTATACGTTTGGAGCATATGGCATGCCGACGCGCTACAGCCACTGGAGCTTTGGGAAAACCTTCAACAAAATGAAGCTGCAATATGATTTTGGACTGAGCAAAATTTATGAGCTCGTCATTAACTCTAACCCCTGCTATGCCTTCCTGCTGCAGGGCAATTCACTTATTCAGAATAAGCTGATCGTCGCGCACGTTCTCGCCCATTGTGATTTTTTCAAAAATAACGCCCGTTTCAGTACCTCCAACCGCAATATGGTCGAAAGCATGTCCGCTACAGCGGAACGTATTCAGCAGTATGAAATGGATTACGGCCTGGAAGCGGTCGAGAAATTTATTGATGCTGTGCTTGCTATTCAGGAGCATGTGGACTCGGCAATTATTAAGCCCTATCAGCTTGATAAAACCCGCTATATTGAAATGCTGACGACGGAGCAGAACCGCTCTGTCCATATGACGACCCCATCCGAATACGAGGATTTATGGGGACTTGACCCGGATGAAACACAGCATCAGGATCAAACGCCGCCGCCAAAGCACTTCCCGCCAGCGCCGGAAAAGGATTTGATCTGGTTTATCGAGGAATATTCGCCCCAGCTTACAGACTGGCAGCGCGATATTATGTCGATGATGCGCGATGAAATGCTGTATTTCTGGCCGCAGCTGGAGACGAAAATTATGAACGAAGGCTGGGCGTCCTACTGGCATCAGCGCATTATTCGCGAGCTTGACCTGACGAGCGAGGAAACGATTGAATTTGCCAAGCTGAACTCCTCCGTCGTCGTACCCTCCCGGCACACGCTGAATCCTTATTATTTGGGGTTGAAAATTTTCGAGGATATTGAGAAGCGTTGGGATAAGCCGACGGCAGAGGAGCAGCGGCGCTTCGGGCGCGTGCCGGGCAAGGGCCGGGAAAAAATGTTCGAGGTACGCGAGCTCGATTCAGATATCTCGTTTCTCCGCAATTATTTAACCAAGGATTTGGTTAAGGAGCTGGATCTGTATGTTTTCGAGAAGAAGGGACCCGAGTGGAAAATAACCGATAAATCGTGGGAAAACATCCGCGACCAGCTTGTTTATTCCAAAGTGAACGGCGGCTTCCCCAGCCTGTTCGTGACTGATGGCGATTTCAACCGTGTAGGCGAGCTGTACTTGCTGCATAAATATGAAGGCATGGAGCTTGATCTGAAATATGTCGAGCGCACGCTGCCGCATGTCGTCTATCTTTGGGGCAAATCCGTCCATCTCGAAACCGTCGTCGAGGACAAAAAAATCGTGTTCAGCTGCGACGGCAAAAAAACAAGCCGCAAGTTTGTTTAA
- a CDS encoding globin-coupled sensor protein yields the protein MINVTVERKRQLDYTGIKEQDLQLLAECRPIFKQVVNEVVDRFYDNVGLYPELVDLMKKFSNVERLKGTQREYWLSLADGVIDEEFIENRIKIGLVHSRIGLTTDWYLGTYMTYLNISTDVFERVLPDGWKPVIHSLSKMFNLDSQFVLEAYNRAEYMKVQELADERATMLTTVTEAVQQLAGLMVELEEGAQSIAATALSTSDSQAKAHSLLGELQGELDGITEMGAMIREIADQTHLLGLNAAIEAARAGDHGRGFEVVANEVRKLAASSRGAQETIQNKLSEIEKKVNSVRKESDQTSAEARNQAAKSQELASFVKMVDEVAKDLSKLNAASE from the coding sequence ATGATTAATGTCACAGTAGAACGTAAGCGACAGCTGGATTATACAGGAATCAAGGAACAGGATTTACAGCTACTTGCTGAATGCAGGCCTATTTTTAAGCAGGTGGTCAATGAGGTTGTTGATCGCTTTTACGATAATGTGGGACTCTATCCCGAATTGGTAGATTTAATGAAAAAATTCAGCAATGTGGAGCGCTTGAAAGGGACGCAGCGAGAATATTGGCTGTCTCTTGCTGACGGTGTTATTGATGAAGAGTTTATTGAAAACCGAATTAAAATCGGTCTCGTGCATTCCCGAATCGGTCTGACAACCGACTGGTATCTAGGTACATATATGACTTACTTGAACATTTCGACCGATGTATTTGAGCGTGTGCTGCCAGATGGCTGGAAGCCGGTTATTCACTCCCTGTCCAAGATGTTCAATCTGGACTCGCAATTCGTGCTTGAAGCCTATAACCGCGCAGAGTACATGAAGGTGCAAGAGCTTGCGGATGAGCGTGCAACTATGCTTACTACGGTAACGGAAGCGGTGCAGCAGCTGGCAGGCCTCATGGTCGAGCTGGAAGAGGGCGCACAGTCGATTGCTGCCACAGCGCTGTCTACTTCGGATTCACAAGCGAAAGCGCATTCTTTGCTTGGAGAGCTGCAGGGCGAGCTTGACGGCATTACGGAGATGGGGGCGATGATTCGGGAAATAGCCGATCAGACGCACTTGCTGGGGCTAAATGCCGCCATTGAAGCGGCGAGAGCCGGGGATCATGGGCGAGGCTTCGAGGTTGTTGCCAATGAGGTGCGCAAGCTCGCTGCGTCGTCACGCGGAGCCCAGGAAACGATTCAAAATAAGCTTAGTGAAATTGAGAAAAAGGTGAATTCCGTCCGTAAGGAGTCTGATCAGACGTCGGCGGAAGCGCGTAATCAAGCGGCAAAATCGCAGGAGCTTGCTTCTTTTGTGAAAATGGTCGATGAGGTCGCCAAAGATTTAAGCAAGCTTAATGCAGCATCCGAATAA
- a CDS encoding glycosyltransferase family 2 protein, with translation MISISLCMIVKNEEDTLGRCLSSIHDLVDEIIIVDTGSTDRTKFIASNYTELIFDREWTDDFAAARNYAFSKAGKDYIFWLDADDMLLENDREKLAILKAELSPEVDSVRMNYHLAFDEYGNLTSSISRNRLVKRVNNYRWIGAVHEYLEVWGNIESSDIAVIHNSLHHDRNRNLMIYEKRLERGETFTPRDLYYYANELRDHGKYEQAILHYEKFLSTGEGWVEDNAATCGKLADCYNQLGDAERELESILRSFQYGSPRAEFCCRLGYYFLQQKDFETAGYWYNLAIERGQSDQRLGFVNVACSTWLPHLQLCVCYDRLGDYEQAYRHNEAARAFRPDDPRVLQNKAYLESLQVQAE, from the coding sequence ATGATTTCCATTAGTCTGTGTATGATTGTCAAAAACGAAGAAGATACCCTCGGCCGCTGCTTATCTTCCATCCACGATTTAGTTGATGAAATTATTATTGTTGATACGGGTTCAACAGATCGTACGAAATTCATCGCCAGCAATTATACCGAGCTGATTTTTGATAGGGAATGGACGGATGATTTTGCTGCTGCTAGAAACTATGCATTCAGCAAGGCCGGGAAGGACTATATTTTTTGGCTCGATGCGGATGATATGCTGCTTGAAAATGATCGTGAAAAACTTGCTATTTTAAAGGCAGAGCTGAGCCCAGAGGTCGACTCCGTCCGAATGAACTATCATTTAGCCTTCGATGAATATGGCAATCTGACATCCAGCATTAGCCGCAACCGACTCGTCAAAAGGGTGAACAACTACCGATGGATTGGCGCGGTGCATGAGTATTTAGAGGTGTGGGGAAACATTGAAAGCAGCGATATTGCCGTTATCCATAACAGTCTTCATCATGACCGTAACCGTAATTTAATGATTTATGAAAAACGTCTGGAGCGCGGCGAGACATTTACTCCTCGTGATCTTTATTATTATGCGAATGAGCTTCGCGACCACGGAAAATATGAACAAGCGATTTTGCATTATGAAAAATTTCTTTCGACGGGCGAAGGCTGGGTGGAGGATAATGCGGCGACATGCGGTAAGCTGGCGGATTGCTATAACCAGCTTGGAGATGCAGAGCGGGAGCTTGAGTCGATACTAAGATCGTTTCAATATGGCAGTCCGCGCGCAGAGTTTTGTTGCCGGCTAGGATATTATTTTTTGCAGCAAAAAGATTTCGAGACGGCTGGTTACTGGTATAACCTCGCCATTGAGCGTGGGCAGTCCGACCAACGGCTGGGCTTTGTCAATGTGGCCTGCTCAACCTGGCTGCCGCATCTTCAGCTATGCGTCTGCTATGATCGTTTAGGTGATTACGAGCAAGCGTATCGGCATAATGAGGCTGCCCGAGCTTTCCGGCCAGATGATCCGAGAGTGCTGCAAAATAAAGCCTACCTGGAGTCGTTGCAGGTGCAAGCGGAATAA
- a CDS encoding RidA family protein: MKNVGIIRKNPAGMPSPVGNYSHITKVPRNAELFVTSGQIGTDQNGNIPNTLNEQINNMFANINFLLKSEQLTSEHIIKVNIWATEKIDWDYLYEKWAELFGIQYPSMTIGYLSELGLPEIKIEIEIWAAKA; encoded by the coding sequence ATGAAAAATGTAGGAATTATTAGAAAAAATCCAGCAGGTATGCCTAGTCCAGTAGGAAATTACAGTCACATTACAAAGGTTCCGAGAAATGCCGAGCTGTTTGTAACTTCCGGACAAATTGGAACGGACCAAAACGGCAACATTCCGAACACTTTGAATGAACAAATTAACAATATGTTTGCTAACATCAACTTTTTACTGAAATCCGAGCAATTAACCTCCGAGCATATTATTAAGGTGAACATATGGGCCACTGAAAAAATAGACTGGGATTATCTCTACGAAAAATGGGCGGAGCTATTCGGCATTCAATATCCTTCTATGACGATTGGTTATCTTTCCGAATTAGGACTGCCCGAAATAAAAATAGAAATCGAAATCTGGGCAGCTAAAGCTTAA
- a CDS encoding transglutaminase family protein, with protein MKLNISHVTQYDYGTPVTDSVNEIRLTPSTDERQSCYQQSIAIEPNAPLFSYEDFFGNRVHSFSVNDSHRKLTIRSQMTVVTKEALTPEQQAAALNGGGAAEVAWEWLQSEDAGNRFVEFLLPTAYTALSPEVEMYAVGVEDRKNNGLSVYGWLLALSQKIRTEFVYDPDATTVETKASDMFARRRGVCQDFAHLMIACCRSQQVPARYVSGYHFVGDLQGGTADFEQASHAWVEAYVPSLGWCSFDPTNEAPVGERYVKLGHGRDYKDIVPVKGVYRGSGQQMLKVTVDVRKLEE; from the coding sequence ATGAAGCTGAACATTTCGCATGTGACGCAATACGATTATGGCACGCCCGTTACGGACAGTGTCAATGAAATTCGTCTGACGCCGAGTACGGATGAACGCCAGTCCTGCTATCAGCAGTCCATTGCGATTGAGCCGAATGCGCCGCTCTTCAGCTATGAGGATTTTTTCGGCAATCGGGTGCATTCGTTTTCGGTGAACGACTCGCACCGCAAGCTCACGATTCGTTCGCAAATGACCGTTGTGACGAAGGAGGCACTTACACCGGAGCAGCAGGCCGCCGCTCTGAACGGCGGCGGAGCGGCTGAAGTTGCCTGGGAATGGCTGCAATCAGAGGATGCGGGCAATCGTTTCGTGGAGTTTCTGCTGCCAACCGCTTATACGGCGCTGAGTCCAGAAGTAGAGATGTATGCAGTGGGCGTAGAGGATCGGAAAAATAATGGGCTGAGCGTATACGGCTGGCTGCTGGCGCTCTCCCAAAAAATTCGCACCGAATTTGTCTATGATCCAGATGCTACTACTGTGGAGACGAAGGCGAGCGACATGTTTGCACGCAGGCGTGGCGTATGCCAGGATTTTGCCCATCTGATGATCGCCTGCTGCCGTTCTCAGCAGGTTCCCGCCCGCTACGTGAGCGGCTATCATTTCGTTGGCGATTTGCAAGGCGGAACCGCAGATTTTGAGCAGGCGTCCCATGCATGGGTGGAAGCCTATGTACCTTCGCTCGGCTGGTGCAGCTTCGACCCGACGAATGAAGCTCCCGTAGGCGAGCGTTACGTAAAGCTGGGCCATGGACGAGATTATAAAGATATCGTTCCGGTAAAAGGCGTCTATCGCGGAAGTGGGCAGCAGATGCTTAAGGTGACGGTGGATGTTCGCAAATTAGAGGAATGA
- a CDS encoding Ig domain protein group 2 domain protein: MSLSASTAVSLAEGPSDPAPVLQPSGSANGKKILFDNAHAQTAGAADWVIDGGFSDFGQALAGRGYYVKELRKSGPITLTDLSGYDVFVIPEANVPFKTSEQQAMLSYVQGGGSIFFIADHYNADRNKNRWDSSEVFNGYRRGAWSNPALGMSTAEASSAAMQGVASSDWLSNNFGMRIRYNALGNVNSGTIVPASQSFGITSGINSVTMHAGSTIAITDPTKAKGIVYIQQTSAAWGNAVDQGVYNGGGIAEGPYVAIGKNSLGKVAVIGDSSPVEDSTPKYLREETGGTKTTYDGFTEASNGALLVQLVDWLAVKESYTALNQVSGLTLDSATALLAIETPQTSTQPQAEPWAAPASGYKWWDSSTFKQGSYGYASTSQPPTSGAVNETFETGTKAAYTAGTVTLGSGSWTFDNALLGDLATDKKNGTKAARVRSAGSISMNFSVTGGATSVKVKHASFGSDTGATWKLQKSLNGGSTWTDVGSTYSSSQSLAEQTITVNESAAVRFKIVVAGTSGSRLNFDDFTIVQ, encoded by the coding sequence ATGTCTTTGTCGGCGAGTACGGCCGTTTCCTTAGCGGAAGGGCCATCTGATCCAGCTCCCGTCCTACAGCCCTCAGGAAGTGCCAATGGCAAAAAAATTCTGTTCGACAATGCCCATGCCCAAACAGCAGGCGCGGCAGATTGGGTCATCGACGGCGGCTTTTCCGATTTTGGACAAGCTCTTGCAGGCCGAGGCTATTACGTCAAGGAGCTTCGCAAAAGCGGCCCGATTACGCTAACAGACTTAAGCGGCTATGACGTCTTCGTTATTCCTGAAGCGAACGTGCCGTTCAAGACGAGCGAGCAGCAGGCTATGCTTTCGTATGTGCAGGGCGGAGGCAGCATTTTCTTCATCGCAGACCACTATAACGCGGATCGCAATAAAAACAGATGGGATTCCTCTGAAGTATTCAATGGCTACAGACGGGGAGCTTGGTCAAATCCTGCGCTAGGCATGAGCACAGCGGAAGCCAGTTCAGCCGCTATGCAAGGTGTAGCCAGCTCCGACTGGCTGTCGAATAACTTCGGCATGCGCATCCGTTACAATGCGCTAGGCAATGTAAACTCAGGAACGATCGTGCCGGCGTCACAATCTTTTGGCATTACTAGCGGCATTAATTCCGTGACGATGCATGCCGGATCGACCATCGCCATTACGGATCCGACTAAAGCAAAGGGAATCGTCTACATACAGCAGACTTCGGCTGCTTGGGGCAATGCGGTCGACCAAGGTGTTTATAATGGCGGGGGAATTGCGGAAGGGCCTTATGTGGCAATTGGAAAAAACAGTCTCGGCAAAGTAGCCGTCATCGGCGACTCTTCTCCTGTCGAAGACAGTACGCCTAAATATTTGCGTGAGGAAACAGGCGGTACCAAAACAACTTACGACGGCTTCACAGAAGCGAGCAATGGCGCGCTGCTCGTGCAGCTTGTGGACTGGCTTGCTGTTAAAGAAAGCTACACAGCACTGAATCAAGTAAGCGGCCTCACGCTTGACAGCGCAACAGCGCTGCTTGCTATAGAAACGCCGCAAACGTCAACCCAGCCGCAGGCTGAACCATGGGCAGCACCGGCTTCCGGCTACAAATGGTGGGACAGCTCCACGTTCAAGCAAGGCTCCTACGGCTATGCCTCAACATCACAGCCGCCTACATCCGGCGCTGTGAACGAAACCTTCGAGACAGGCACGAAAGCAGCCTATACGGCAGGTACGGTTACGCTCGGCTCAGGCTCATGGACCTTTGATAATGCGCTGCTAGGCGATCTAGCTACCGATAAGAAAAACGGAACGAAAGCTGCTAGAGTCAGGTCGGCAGGCTCTATCTCTATGAATTTCAGTGTGACAGGCGGCGCGACCAGCGTCAAAGTGAAGCACGCAAGCTTTGGCAGCGATACGGGAGCGACATGGAAGCTTCAAAAGTCGCTGAATGGCGGCTCCACTTGGACGGACGTCGGCAGCACTTACTCCAGCAGCCAGTCGTTAGCCGAGCAGACGATTACGGTAAATGAAAGTGCAGCGGTACGCTTCAAAATCGTAGTCGCCGGCACATCCGGCAGCCGCTTGAACTTTGATGATTTTACCATCGTTCAATAA
- a CDS encoding circularly permuted type 2 ATP-grasp protein, with protein MSTARQSQSHYYDSQSFYDEMFEKDFSVRPHYESVHRLFGKIKPSELNIRQHALNQRMLEEGITFTLYSSNQNEPLERTIPFDYIPRVIPRHEWDNIDRGVRQRIRALNAFTHDIYHQQHIVKDGVIPRKMIVSNIYFRPEMVGLDVPAGVYITASGIDLIRDEKGRYFVLEDNLRSPSGFSYLFKGRTLMSELFHDLYLSSSVQSIERSLNCFLSSLRALAPSGKRDPLIVLLTPGSYNSAYYEHTFLAQQLGIHLVEGRDLVYKDHNIYLRDLRGLRKVDVIYRRIDDEFIDPLAFQPDSLLGVPGLMNAYRAGNVAIANAPGTGVADDKAVYAYVPDMIRYYLGEEPILHNVPTYILSRKEEREYVLDHLSELVVKETSLSGGYGMLIGPSATTAEIKAFAEAIKLDPERYIAQTTMKLSRAPIMMDGVMTPRHIDLRAFALMGEETHVIPGGLTRVAMTEGSLVVNSSQGGGVKDTWVLSR; from the coding sequence ATGTCGACGGCCAGACAGTCGCAGTCGCATTATTATGATTCACAATCCTTTTATGATGAAATGTTTGAAAAGGATTTCTCCGTTCGTCCCCACTATGAAAGCGTTCATCGCTTGTTCGGGAAAATTAAGCCCTCTGAGCTAAACATTCGTCAGCATGCCCTCAATCAGCGAATGCTGGAGGAGGGCATTACCTTCACGCTGTACAGCAGCAATCAAAATGAGCCTCTGGAGCGGACGATTCCGTTCGACTATATTCCCCGTGTCATTCCCCGGCATGAATGGGACAATATTGACCGCGGTGTGCGTCAGCGCATTCGCGCCCTTAACGCCTTCACCCATGACATCTACCATCAGCAGCACATTGTAAAGGATGGCGTTATTCCCCGCAAAATGATCGTATCCAACATTTATTTCCGCCCGGAAATGGTTGGTTTGGATGTGCCCGCAGGCGTGTATATTACAGCCTCGGGCATCGACTTGATCCGAGATGAGAAGGGGCGGTACTTTGTGCTGGAGGACAATTTGCGATCTCCCTCCGGCTTCTCTTACTTGTTCAAGGGCAGGACGCTGATGAGCGAGCTATTCCACGACCTGTATTTGTCCTCGTCTGTCCAGAGCATCGAGCGAAGCCTCAACTGCTTCCTCAGCTCGCTTCGCGCGCTTGCCCCGAGCGGCAAGCGTGATCCGCTTATTGTGCTGCTTACGCCGGGCTCCTACAACTCGGCCTATTACGAGCATACTTTCCTCGCTCAGCAGCTTGGTATTCATCTTGTGGAGGGTCGTGATCTCGTTTATAAGGATCACAACATTTATTTGCGGGATTTGCGCGGACTTCGCAAGGTGGATGTTATTTATCGGCGGATCGACGATGAGTTTATAGATCCGCTTGCTTTTCAGCCGGATTCGCTGCTAGGTGTTCCGGGGCTGATGAATGCTTATCGCGCAGGTAATGTGGCGATTGCTAACGCTCCGGGCACCGGGGTTGCCGACGATAAGGCTGTTTATGCGTATGTGCCGGATATGATTCGTTATTATTTGGGCGAAGAGCCGATTTTGCATAATGTGCCAACCTATATTTTGTCGCGCAAGGAAGAGCGGGAATATGTGCTGGATCATCTCTCGGAGCTGGTCGTGAAGGAAACCTCACTCTCCGGCGGCTATGGCATGTTAATTGGCCCAAGCGCGACAACAGCGGAAATAAAAGCATTCGCTGAAGCGATTAAGCTCGATCCAGAGCGATATATCGCCCAGACGACGATGAAGCTTTCACGAGCGCCGATCATGATGGATGGCGTCATGACACCGCGCCATATTGATTTAAGAGCTTTTGCGCTAATGGGTGAGGAAACACATGTCATACCTGGCGGGCTGACGCGTGTCGCAATGACGGAAGGCTCGCTAGTCGTCAATTCCTCGCAAGGCGGCGGCGTTAAGGATACATGGGTGCTCAGCCGCTAA
- a CDS encoding AAA family ATPase, protein MYLRSAELLKERIPNSSTYPFSIPVIQSMSKLHFHTHITFFVGENGSGKSTFLEAIAYQCSFNTAGGGRNNSYDVDASESALGPYIRLSWMPKLTNGFFLRAETFYQFASYLDTVPESLPYYGGKSLHEQSHGEAFLSLFKHRFGKKAIYLLDEPEAALSPARQLALLRVIKDLERDAQFIIATHSPILLGYPNAQIYNFDAKPVAEIRYEDTAHYQLTRRFLENRKNVLNELFSND, encoded by the coding sequence TTGTATTTACGGAGTGCAGAACTACTCAAGGAGCGTATTCCCAATTCCAGCACCTATCCCTTTTCCATACCTGTCATCCAGTCAATGAGCAAGCTACATTTTCATACCCATATCACCTTCTTTGTAGGCGAAAATGGCTCCGGAAAGTCTACCTTTCTAGAGGCTATAGCCTATCAATGCAGCTTTAACACCGCTGGCGGCGGGCGCAACAACAGCTATGACGTGGATGCCTCTGAATCCGCACTTGGTCCCTACATCCGGCTTTCCTGGATGCCCAAGCTCACGAACGGCTTTTTCCTGCGCGCAGAAACGTTCTATCAATTCGCCTCTTATCTTGATACAGTGCCCGAAAGCCTGCCCTATTACGGGGGCAAATCGCTGCATGAGCAGTCGCATGGCGAAGCCTTTCTATCGTTGTTTAAGCACCGTTTTGGCAAAAAAGCGATTTATCTGCTCGACGAGCCTGAGGCCGCGCTTTCTCCAGCCCGCCAGCTCGCGCTGCTTCGCGTCATTAAAGATTTAGAGCGCGATGCCCAGTTCATCATCGCGACTCACTCGCCTATTTTGCTCGGGTATCCGAACGCGCAAATTTACAATTTTGACGCCAAGCCCGTTGCAGAAATTCGCTACGAGGACACGGCACACTACCAGCTAACCCGGCGCTTTCTTGAAAATAGAAAAAATGTATTGAACGAGCTATTCAGCAACGATTAG